Proteins co-encoded in one Candidatus Hydrogenedentota bacterium genomic window:
- a CDS encoding DUF1559 domain-containing protein: MSHKRGFTLIELLVVIAIIGILAAILLPALARAREAARRSSCQNNLKQLGLAFKMYAGESKGGAFPNVKAVNCDGTPTEGMAAIPDMTAMYPEYLADLATLICPSSPYAATPLELWDEGKNPATTWEHAFREGRLPAAGNGTVEPCEVYDHPYIYFGWALGSTLLSQAEAIEAFEHNLLDEPDGLIHQLEENPAKAHADWTLFTPLAPGAGTTVYRLREGVERFLITDINSPGAAAQAQSDLAVMWDALSGEEAGHFNHIPGGCNVLFMDGHVEFLRYAPSQSEPNTGNRFPVNGGGLAVHEATHGGHDHHHD; the protein is encoded by the coding sequence ATGAGCCATAAACGGGGTTTTACCCTGATAGAGCTGCTGGTGGTCATTGCCATCATCGGCATACTGGCCGCCATATTGCTGCCCGCTTTGGCGCGGGCTCGCGAGGCCGCGCGGCGTTCTTCGTGCCAGAACAACCTGAAACAGCTTGGCTTGGCGTTCAAGATGTATGCAGGGGAAAGCAAGGGGGGCGCCTTTCCCAATGTGAAGGCGGTAAACTGCGACGGCACCCCGACGGAGGGCATGGCCGCCATTCCGGACATGACGGCAATGTACCCGGAATACCTCGCCGACCTGGCCACCCTGATATGCCCGAGTTCGCCCTATGCGGCCACACCGCTGGAACTGTGGGACGAGGGGAAGAACCCGGCGACGACCTGGGAGCACGCCTTCAGGGAAGGACGCCTGCCCGCGGCGGGCAATGGCACGGTGGAACCGTGCGAGGTCTACGATCACCCGTACATCTACTTTGGCTGGGCGCTTGGTTCAACCCTGCTCAGCCAGGCGGAGGCGATAGAGGCGTTCGAGCACAACCTGCTGGACGAGCCGGACGGGTTGATTCACCAGTTGGAGGAGAACCCGGCCAAAGCCCACGCGGACTGGACGCTTTTCACGCCGCTGGCGCCCGGCGCGGGCACCACGGTGTACCGGCTGCGCGAGGGCGTGGAGCGGTTTCTCATCACGGACATCAACAGCCCCGGCGCGGCGGCGCAGGCGCAGTCCGATTTGGCGGTGATGTGGGACGCGCTGTCCGGCGAGGAGGCGGGCCACTTCAACCACATCCCCGGCGGGTGCAATGTGCTCTTCATGGACGGGCATGTGGAGTTTCTGCGCTATGCGCCCTCGCAGTCCGAGCCCAACACGGGCAACCGGTTTCCTGTGAACGGCGGCGGACTGGCGGTGCATGAGGCCACCCACGGCGGACATGACCACCACCACGACTGA
- a CDS encoding HAD-IIA family hydrolase produces the protein MRPLGEIRAFLLDMDGTLYLGPHALPGAPEFIDTLRRTGRKHVYLTNNPSADAAYYAEKLRRMGIGAAPEEVFTAGAATVLHLARHTPFRRVFALGTPSFEEELRRAGIAPDAEDPEAVVLAFDKTLTYAKLERACLLLREGLPYIATNPDKVCPTEYGYIPDCGAMAALLHEAAGRMPQFIGKPSPDFARLALEWLGVEAADAAMVGDRLYTDMEMARRADMTGILVLSGETSREDLASSDFQPDYVFEGAGELAIALNG, from the coding sequence ATGAGGCCGCTTGGGGAAATACGGGCCTTTTTGCTGGACATGGACGGCACACTCTACCTCGGGCCGCATGCGCTGCCCGGCGCGCCGGAATTCATTGACACACTCCGCCGGACCGGCCGGAAGCATGTCTATCTGACCAACAACCCCTCGGCGGACGCCGCGTATTACGCGGAAAAACTCCGGCGCATGGGCATCGGGGCGGCGCCGGAGGAGGTCTTCACGGCGGGCGCGGCCACGGTGCTGCATCTGGCCCGGCACACGCCCTTCCGGCGGGTCTTCGCCTTGGGCACGCCCTCCTTCGAGGAGGAACTGCGCCGCGCGGGGATAGCGCCGGACGCGGAAGACCCGGAGGCGGTGGTGCTGGCCTTTGACAAAACCCTCACCTACGCCAAACTGGAGCGCGCCTGCCTGCTCCTTCGGGAGGGGCTGCCCTACATCGCCACCAACCCGGACAAGGTCTGCCCCACGGAATACGGCTACATCCCCGACTGCGGCGCCATGGCCGCCCTGCTCCACGAGGCCGCCGGGCGCATGCCGCAGTTCATCGGCAAGCCCAGCCCGGACTTTGCCCGCCTTGCCCTGGAGTGGCTGGGTGTGGAGGCCGCGGACGCCGCCATGGTCGGCGACCGGCTCTACACGGACATGGAAATGGCCCGCCGCGCGGACATGACCGGCATTCTGGTCCTCAGCGGAGAGACTTCGCGGGAAGACCTGGCCAGCAGCGACTTTCAACCTGATTATGTGTTTGAGGGTGCCGGGGAGCTGGCAATTGCGCTCAATGGGTAG
- a CDS encoding family 43 glycosylhydrolase translates to MLATLGADTISTVGRGAIAIRDPFVLADETTGTYYLYGTRPDWGETPFLMYTSRDLETFEGPFSIFPVPEGFWAVRDFWAPEVHLWKGKYHLFASFADKDRKHRATHICVSDSPKGPFVPLGDKPQTPEEWLCLDGTLFVDDGGKPWMVFCHEWVQVTDGEMSAVPLSEDLSKAVGEPMLLFKASEAPWVASKKDKVTDGPFLHRSKTGALLMIWSSFGEDGKYKVGLARSVSGKLEGPWEQQAEPIFEGCGGHGMLFRTFDGQLTLSLHAPNTKPSRPTFFAVEDLGDTLRLVQGNGK, encoded by the coding sequence ATGCTTGCAACCCTCGGCGCGGACACCATCTCGACGGTTGGACGCGGGGCGATAGCCATCCGCGACCCCTTCGTGCTGGCGGATGAGACGACCGGCACGTATTACCTGTACGGCACCCGGCCCGACTGGGGCGAGACGCCGTTCCTGATGTACACCAGCCGCGACCTGGAAACCTTCGAGGGGCCGTTCAGTATTTTCCCCGTTCCGGAGGGGTTCTGGGCGGTCCGTGATTTCTGGGCCCCCGAGGTGCATCTGTGGAAGGGCAAATACCACCTGTTCGCCTCCTTCGCGGACAAGGACCGGAAACACCGCGCCACCCACATCTGCGTGTCCGACTCCCCCAAGGGCCCCTTTGTCCCCCTGGGCGACAAGCCGCAGACACCGGAAGAGTGGCTGTGCCTGGACGGCACCCTCTTTGTGGACGACGGGGGGAAGCCCTGGATGGTCTTCTGCCATGAGTGGGTGCAGGTGACGGACGGGGAAATGAGCGCCGTGCCGCTCAGTGAGGACCTCTCGAAGGCCGTCGGGGAACCGATGCTTCTCTTCAAGGCCTCGGAGGCGCCCTGGGTCGCCTCCAAGAAGGACAAGGTGACGGACGGCCCCTTCTTGCACCGGTCCAAGACCGGAGCGCTGCTCATGATTTGGTCCAGTTTCGGCGAGGACGGCAAGTACAAGGTGGGACTGGCGCGAAGCGTGTCAGGAAAGTTGGAAGGCCCCTGGGAGCAGCAGGCGGAGCCGATTTTTGAGGGATGCGGCGGGCACGGCATGCTCTTCCGGACCTTCGACGGGCAGTTAACCCTCTCGCTCCATGCCCCCAACACCAAGCCGTCCCGGCCCACTTTCTTCGCCGTGGAGGACCTGGGGGACACCCTGCGGCTTGTGCAGGGGAACGGAAAATGA
- a CDS encoding BrnA antitoxin family protein: MGNTDMQSEYDLSKMKSRKNPYARKLKKQVTLRLDPEVIEYFKEKSGDTGIPYQTLINLYLLDCRATHRALKMTWSP; the protein is encoded by the coding sequence ATGGGAAACACTGACATGCAATCCGAATATGACCTGTCAAAAATGAAGTCCCGCAAAAACCCCTATGCCCGAAAACTGAAGAAACAGGTGACGCTCCGGTTGGACCCGGAAGTCATCGAGTATTTCAAGGAAAAATCCGGCGACACCGGCATCCCCTATCAGACACTCATCAACCTGTATCTGCTGGATTGCCGGGCCACACACCGCGCCTTGAAAATGACTTGGTCACCGTAG
- a CDS encoding BrnT family toxin: MRFVWDPEKARANLKKHGVSLEEAQTVFHDEHALEFYDDVHSAWEDRFLLLGLSSRLRLILVCHCHREQENVIRIISARKATPSEAKHYGKH; encoded by the coding sequence ATGCGGTTTGTCTGGGACCCTGAGAAGGCGCGGGCCAATCTTAAAAAACACGGTGTCTCTTTGGAGGAGGCGCAAACCGTGTTCCACGACGAACATGCGCTGGAATTTTACGATGATGTGCATTCAGCTTGGGAAGACCGTTTCCTGCTTCTCGGGTTGAGCTCCCGGCTGCGCCTGATTTTGGTTTGTCATTGCCACCGGGAACAAGAGAATGTCATCCGGATTATTTCCGCGCGCAAGGCGACACCGTCTGAAGCGAAACACTATGGGAAACACTGA
- a CDS encoding ABC transporter permease has translation MLFWTTVKVAVRSLWAAKMRSMLSMLGIIIGVGAVIAMLAVGAGAQRQVLDHVTALGSDLIMVMPGQFRSGGVRGGSVETLTLEDAAAVAAELPEALRVSPVVRGNGQFKYYNANKQSSVMGVSPEYLPIRNFEIAAGRMFTDGEVERRAKVAVLGSDTAADLFDGADPVGGSVKINGVPFQITGVLKAKGTQGPFSFDDQALVPYTTAMKRLFGMDYLSEVDIQIARDADQAVVQAKLESLLRKRHGVREGKDDDFNVRNMAEMVETATSVTRIFTLLLGSVAAISLVVGGIGIMNIMLVTVTERTREIGIRKAIGARDRDILVQFLLESMIMSALGGFIGVAAGVGSARVGSLVSGFNAVVEVDSVLLALVFAVCVGVFFGFYPARRAAALDPVESLSYE, from the coding sequence ATGCTGTTCTGGACGACGGTGAAAGTCGCGGTGCGCAGCCTCTGGGCCGCGAAAATGCGCTCGATGCTCTCCATGCTGGGAATCATCATCGGCGTGGGCGCGGTCATTGCCATGCTCGCCGTGGGCGCGGGCGCGCAGCGCCAGGTGCTCGACCACGTCACGGCCCTGGGCTCGGACCTCATCATGGTCATGCCCGGCCAGTTCCGCAGCGGCGGGGTGCGCGGCGGCTCCGTCGAGACCCTCACCCTGGAGGACGCCGCGGCCGTCGCCGCAGAATTGCCCGAGGCGCTCCGGGTCTCGCCGGTGGTCCGGGGAAATGGCCAGTTCAAGTACTACAACGCCAACAAACAGTCCTCCGTGATGGGGGTGTCGCCGGAGTATCTGCCCATCCGGAATTTTGAAATCGCCGCCGGACGCATGTTCACGGACGGCGAAGTGGAACGCCGCGCCAAAGTGGCAGTCCTCGGCTCGGACACGGCGGCGGACCTCTTCGACGGCGCGGACCCCGTGGGCGGGTCAGTGAAAATCAACGGGGTGCCCTTCCAGATCACGGGGGTGCTCAAGGCCAAGGGCACCCAGGGTCCGTTCAGTTTCGACGACCAGGCGCTGGTGCCTTACACCACCGCCATGAAACGGCTCTTCGGCATGGACTATCTCAGCGAGGTGGACATCCAGATAGCCCGCGACGCGGACCAGGCCGTGGTCCAGGCGAAACTGGAAAGCCTGCTGCGGAAACGGCACGGCGTCCGCGAGGGGAAGGACGACGACTTCAATGTGCGGAACATGGCCGAAATGGTCGAGACCGCCACCTCCGTCACCCGCATATTCACCCTGCTCCTCGGCTCCGTGGCCGCCATATCGCTGGTGGTCGGCGGCATCGGGATCATGAACATCATGCTGGTCACCGTCACCGAGCGCACCCGCGAGATTGGCATCCGCAAGGCCATCGGCGCACGCGACCGCGACATCCTGGTCCAGTTCCTCCTCGAGTCCATGATCATGAGCGCCCTTGGCGGGTTCATCGGCGTGGCGGCCGGCGTGGGTTCGGCCCGGGTCGGAAGCCTTGTCAGCGGTTTCAACGCCGTGGTCGAGGTGGACAGCGTGCTCCTCGCCCTGGTCTTCGCCGTGTGCGTCGGCGTCTTTTTCGGATTCTATCCCGCGCGCCGCGCCGCCGCCCTCGATCCCGTCGAGTCCCTCAGTTACGAGTAG
- a CDS encoding ABC transporter ATP-binding protein: MENVIETDGLVKVFTLGGTEVRALDGVSIRVARGEKLAITGPSGSGKSTLMNILGCLGPPDEGTYMLAGEAVSRLPKDRLAQIRNRYIGFVFQTFNLLPRMSALENVELPLLYAGERNARARAKAALEQVGLGDRMGHGPGQLSGGQRQRAAVARAIVGDPAILLADEPTGNLDTKTGREIMALFDDLHAQGRTIIMVTHDPGIAAQCPRRIEMRDGRVSGDDRGAPGD, encoded by the coding sequence ATGGAAAACGTAATCGAGACAGACGGCCTGGTCAAGGTCTTCACCCTGGGCGGCACGGAGGTGCGCGCCCTGGACGGGGTCTCCATCCGGGTGGCGCGGGGCGAGAAACTGGCCATCACCGGGCCGTCCGGCAGCGGAAAGTCCACCCTGATGAACATTCTGGGCTGTCTTGGGCCGCCCGACGAAGGGACCTACATGCTGGCGGGGGAGGCGGTCTCACGGCTGCCGAAGGACCGCCTGGCCCAGATACGCAACCGGTACATCGGATTTGTCTTCCAGACTTTCAACCTGCTCCCCCGCATGAGCGCGCTGGAAAATGTCGAGCTGCCCCTGCTCTACGCCGGGGAGCGGAACGCCCGCGCGCGCGCCAAAGCCGCGCTCGAGCAGGTGGGCCTGGGAGACCGCATGGGCCACGGACCGGGCCAGTTGTCCGGCGGGCAGCGCCAGCGCGCCGCCGTGGCGCGGGCCATTGTGGGCGACCCGGCGATTCTGCTGGCGGACGAGCCGACGGGCAACCTGGACACAAAAACGGGCCGGGAAATCATGGCGCTCTTCGACGACCTGCACGCCCAGGGGCGCACCATCATCATGGTGACCCACGACCCCGGCATCGCGGCACAGTGCCCGCGGCGGATTGAAATGCGCGACGGGCGCGTCAGCGGGGACGACCGCGGCGCGCCGGGAGACTGA